In Fodinicurvata sediminis DSM 21159, one genomic interval encodes:
- a CDS encoding ABC transporter permease produces the protein MAAPSYATKPQVAGHYGLRIFVALVCVFLVAPIFAIIPLSFSSGTFLSYPMPGFSLRWYEEVLAPRPWMFTLRNSLFVAIGATLFSTTLGTLAALAMARKNLRSLPVINAFLLSPMIVPLIITAVGLYFFFAQLGLTNSFTGLIIAHTALCLPFVLVTVAATLEGFDGTLVRAAQSLGAPPLTVFRRVILPIISPGVASGALFAFAISFDEVVVAVFLAGPTQRTLPKQMFSGLRENIDPSILAMATLLVVMATGLMIVAGLLKRRSERMRGLSG, from the coding sequence ATGGCTGCACCCTCCTATGCAACCAAGCCCCAGGTCGCCGGCCACTATGGCCTGCGCATCTTCGTGGCCCTGGTCTGTGTCTTCCTGGTCGCACCGATCTTCGCGATCATTCCCCTGTCCTTCAGCTCGGGCACCTTCCTGTCCTATCCCATGCCGGGGTTCTCCCTGCGCTGGTACGAGGAGGTACTGGCGCCGCGGCCCTGGATGTTCACCCTGCGCAACAGCCTGTTTGTCGCGATCGGGGCCACGCTCTTCTCCACGACCCTGGGAACGCTGGCCGCGCTGGCCATGGCGCGCAAGAACCTGCGCAGTCTGCCGGTGATCAATGCCTTCCTGCTTTCGCCGATGATCGTGCCTCTGATCATAACGGCGGTCGGGCTCTACTTCTTCTTTGCCCAGCTGGGACTGACCAACAGCTTCACCGGCCTGATCATTGCGCACACGGCGCTCTGTCTGCCATTCGTGCTGGTCACAGTGGCGGCAACCCTTGAGGGGTTCGATGGAACGCTGGTCCGGGCAGCTCAGAGCTTGGGGGCTCCGCCGCTGACGGTGTTCCGCCGCGTCATCCTGCCCATCATCTCGCCAGGCGTGGCGTCAGGGGCGCTCTTCGCCTTTGCGATTTCCTTCGATGAGGTGGTGGTGGCGGTGTTCCTGGCCGGACCAACCCAGAGAACCTTGCCGAAACAGATGTTCTCGGGCCTGCGCGAGAATATCGATCCCTCGATCCTGGCCATGGCCACCCTTTTGGTGGTGATGGCCACAGGCCTGATGATCGTGGCTGGACTGCTGAAGCGGCGCAGCGAGCGCATGCGCGGGCTGTCCGGATAA
- a CDS encoding ABC transporter ATP-binding protein, whose translation MDTTMNKTATAEMDSSESHSDRDTLVEIQDVSKTYDGETLVIEGLNLDIQCGEFLTLLGPSGSGKTTVLMMLAGFETPTGGTIKIGGKEITRVPPYKRDIGVVFQNYALFPHMSVAENLRFPLDVRGVSRKEAEKSVEKALEIVRLQGFGNRKPTQLSGGQQQRVAVARALVFEPKLILLDEPLGALDKNLREEMQIELKHIHEQLGVTMVYVTHDQAEALTMSDRVAVFEAGEIQQLAGPDTLYNAPENAFVAGFIGKNNRLKGKVESSEGEYCIVQLDDGVNRVKALDIRTDGPGSRTTLSVRPERVRLGEAAEGYDNVFEAEIRETIFMGDHVRVGVAFGGDEEFVIQVPNTEERAALKVGDKVRIGWRADACRALDSA comes from the coding sequence ATGGACACGACAATGAACAAGACCGCAACGGCCGAGATGGATAGCAGCGAAAGCCACAGCGACAGGGACACACTGGTCGAAATTCAGGATGTCTCCAAGACCTATGACGGCGAGACCCTGGTCATCGAAGGCCTCAACCTGGACATCCAGTGCGGCGAATTCCTCACGCTGCTTGGACCTTCGGGGTCCGGCAAGACCACGGTTCTGATGATGCTGGCGGGATTCGAAACACCCACTGGCGGGACCATAAAGATCGGTGGGAAGGAGATCACCCGGGTTCCTCCCTACAAGCGCGATATCGGCGTGGTCTTCCAAAACTATGCCCTTTTCCCGCACATGTCTGTCGCCGAGAACCTGCGCTTTCCCCTGGATGTACGCGGCGTCTCCCGCAAGGAAGCCGAGAAGAGCGTGGAAAAGGCGCTCGAAATCGTCCGCCTGCAAGGCTTCGGCAATCGCAAACCGACCCAACTATCGGGCGGACAGCAGCAACGTGTCGCCGTGGCACGCGCCCTGGTCTTCGAACCGAAGCTGATCTTGCTGGACGAGCCTCTGGGGGCCCTGGACAAGAACCTGCGCGAGGAAATGCAGATCGAACTGAAGCATATCCACGAGCAGCTTGGTGTCACCATGGTCTACGTCACCCACGACCAGGCCGAGGCTCTGACCATGTCGGACCGGGTGGCCGTCTTCGAGGCCGGGGAAATTCAGCAGCTCGCCGGTCCGGACACCCTCTACAATGCTCCCGAGAATGCCTTTGTCGCCGGCTTCATCGGCAAGAACAATCGCCTTAAGGGCAAGGTGGAAAGCAGTGAAGGCGAGTATTGCATCGTGCAGCTGGATGACGGCGTCAATCGCGTCAAGGCACTGGATATCCGGACCGACGGACCGGGCAGCCGCACGACGCTCTCCGTACGCCCGGAACGGGTTCGCCTGGGCGAGGCCGCCGAGGGCTATGACAATGTCTTCGAAGCCGAAATCCGCGAAACCATCTTCATGGGCGACCATGTCCGGGTCGGGGTGGCCTTCGGAGGTGACGAGGAGTTCGTAATCCAGGTCCCGAACACCGAGGAACGAGCAGCGCTCAAGGTCGGAGACAAAGTTCGCATCGGCTGGCGAGCCGATGCCTGTCGGGCGCTGGATTCCGCCTGA
- a CDS encoding WG repeat-containing protein has translation MRKKHLALCLPFLVCTTAAFAETEEPQTWHPTQEHYLGKVAACETGEYTTSEGTGAVVRYEVLGPEGDSCRLEFTYLHNPNPQLAEKPLSFLVDPSAADLESEVKNQLRACLEGGGPEGSCQGELYQVLGGPSASAAQKASTEGPLPCGQPVEAEGEPLYPMPRDGKWGYVDWDGNWVIEPQWEQADDFSEGRAAVGTGQRWGIIDRSGNHVLETTYENPSYTTVGDVRISSSPFELFSEGCAAAEIFTSEPEYLFVDRDGGLHRPSLPNGEELAGLGNFSEGLAWFSWSEDLEWHYGWLDSQGEVAIPAEFADAGNFVDGLAPAESQRGGAGFIDPTGRLVLPRKWTLESARSFSEGLAPVSIEAFTTLYMDLEDFAIEKVHDPETGQEAEIEMGGAFHSGRAPVKAKLSEDGPSVLAFIDTQGQVAFVPERLPNLAPCHNVRLPEFHNGLLRLLVADDEESCGEGAFGLGLPSYPDAHYVYLDPEGQVVLRQQKSSENQGG, from the coding sequence ATGCGCAAGAAACACCTGGCCTTGTGCTTGCCGTTTCTGGTCTGCACCACAGCAGCATTCGCCGAAACCGAAGAGCCGCAAACTTGGCATCCAACCCAGGAGCACTACCTGGGCAAGGTGGCCGCCTGCGAAACGGGTGAATACACCACCAGCGAAGGGACGGGCGCCGTCGTGCGCTATGAGGTCTTGGGGCCCGAAGGCGATTCCTGTCGCCTGGAATTCACCTATCTTCACAATCCGAACCCGCAGCTGGCTGAGAAGCCCCTGAGCTTCCTTGTCGATCCTTCAGCGGCGGACCTGGAATCCGAGGTCAAGAACCAGTTGCGCGCCTGCCTGGAAGGTGGCGGCCCAGAAGGCAGTTGTCAGGGTGAACTCTACCAGGTCCTGGGAGGACCCTCGGCCAGTGCAGCACAGAAGGCCTCGACCGAAGGCCCCCTGCCTTGTGGTCAGCCGGTGGAGGCTGAAGGCGAGCCGCTCTACCCGATGCCACGAGATGGCAAGTGGGGCTATGTCGACTGGGACGGAAACTGGGTCATAGAACCGCAGTGGGAGCAGGCCGACGACTTCTCGGAAGGCCGGGCGGCTGTCGGCACCGGGCAGCGCTGGGGTATCATCGACCGTTCGGGAAACCATGTGCTGGAAACCACATACGAGAACCCCTCCTACACCACCGTTGGGGACGTACGCATTTCCTCCTCCCCCTTCGAGCTGTTCTCGGAAGGTTGTGCTGCCGCCGAAATCTTCACCAGCGAACCCGAGTATCTCTTCGTTGATCGCGACGGCGGTCTCCATCGCCCCTCCCTTCCGAACGGTGAGGAACTGGCTGGACTGGGCAACTTCTCGGAAGGGCTGGCCTGGTTCTCCTGGAGCGAAGACCTGGAATGGCATTACGGCTGGCTCGACAGCCAGGGTGAGGTCGCCATTCCGGCTGAATTCGCCGACGCCGGGAATTTCGTCGACGGCCTGGCGCCCGCCGAATCGCAAAGGGGGGGCGCCGGCTTCATAGATCCGACGGGCCGCCTGGTCCTGCCGCGTAAATGGACGCTGGAATCCGCGCGGTCTTTTTCCGAGGGGCTGGCTCCGGTCTCCATCGAAGCCTTCACAACCCTGTACATGGACCTGGAGGATTTCGCGATTGAAAAGGTCCACGATCCTGAAACAGGCCAGGAAGCCGAAATCGAGATGGGCGGCGCATTCCACAGTGGACGTGCCCCCGTCAAGGCAAAGCTGTCGGAGGACGGGCCGTCCGTACTGGCTTTTATCGACACGCAGGGTCAGGTGGCCTTCGTGCCGGAGCGGCTGCCGAACCTGGCCCCCTGCCACAACGTGCGCCTTCCCGAATTCCACAACGGATTGCTGCGCCTGCTGGTCGCCGACGATGAGGAAAGCTGCGGCGAAGGGGCCTTTGGTCTCGGACTGCCCAGCTATCCCGACGCCCATTACGTCTATCTGGACCCTGAGGGTCAGGTGGTTCTGCGCCAGCAGAAATCTTCAGAGAACCAGGGCGGATAA
- a CDS encoding VWA domain-containing protein — protein sequence MRKTLLAATVGFLAAAPALAAEDVMVVFDGSNSMWGQIDGTAKIEIAREAMDSLMGDWTEGTNVGLMAYGHRREADCKDIETLIEPGPYEREAFFSKIQGISPRGKTPLTDSIEQAAETLAYRDNPATLVVITDGIETCRRDPCALADDLERMGVGFTAHVVGFDLKDEEQDAVACIAERTGGRFLPAGDAAELGTALSKVGATVAKTPEPEPEPEPAPEVELTAPETADSGASLPVSWQAETQQPKDYITIVPAGAEEGSYTNYFRVKEENEGSLRAPGETGLFEVRYIRDEDDSTLASAEIEITDPEVTVSAPESAITGEAFSVSWTGNVHPKDYVTIVPMGAEEGAYTDYTRVKEDSEGQLQAPAETGVYEVRYVLDEGGRTLASDEIEITEPDVTVSAPENATAGATFEISWTGNVHPRDYVTIVPMGAADDEYMDYVRVNDDNEGKLQAPAETGLYEVRYVLNEGRKPLASVEIEITEPEATVSAPEKATAGSTFEISWTGNIHPRDYVTIVPMGAEEDAYMDYVRVNNDNAGKLQAPAETGLYEVRYILNEGRQSLASTEIEITEPEATVSAPGSAIVGSSFPVSWTGNVHPRDYVTIVPMGAEDDAYLDYVRVNDDNEGKLQAPAETGLYEVRYILNEGRQPLASTEIEIVEAGMELSGPDTIRAGDEITVSWSGTVPHPRDYVTVVPMGAEEGSYGEYERVQSKDEAKLPAPAETGMYEIRYILNEGKRTLARHMLEVVDETAALDTGGSLEVPETAAAGETIEISWSADTESGDQRIALAQADQADFTWIEVQSASDGPPLSFTLPEEAGRYEFRLLDIPGRKVLSRAIIDVQ from the coding sequence ATGCGCAAAACACTGCTCGCCGCCACAGTAGGGTTTCTGGCCGCGGCACCGGCCTTGGCTGCCGAGGATGTCATGGTGGTGTTCGATGGCTCCAATTCCATGTGGGGACAGATCGATGGCACCGCCAAGATCGAGATTGCCCGAGAGGCCATGGACAGCCTGATGGGAGACTGGACCGAAGGCACCAATGTCGGTCTGATGGCTTATGGCCATCGACGGGAAGCGGATTGCAAGGACATCGAAACCCTGATCGAGCCCGGCCCCTATGAGCGCGAGGCCTTCTTTTCGAAGATCCAGGGCATTTCGCCGCGCGGTAAGACTCCGCTGACCGATTCCATCGAGCAGGCCGCAGAAACACTGGCTTATCGCGACAATCCGGCAACCCTGGTCGTGATCACGGATGGTATTGAAACCTGCCGCCGCGACCCCTGTGCCCTGGCCGATGACCTGGAGCGCATGGGCGTCGGCTTCACGGCCCATGTGGTCGGCTTCGACCTGAAAGACGAGGAACAGGACGCCGTGGCCTGCATCGCCGAACGCACTGGCGGCCGTTTCCTTCCAGCCGGGGATGCGGCTGAACTCGGCACGGCCTTGAGCAAGGTGGGCGCAACCGTGGCCAAGACCCCGGAGCCCGAGCCGGAACCTGAGCCTGCCCCAGAAGTCGAGTTGACCGCACCCGAAACCGCGGACAGCGGCGCGAGCCTGCCCGTCAGCTGGCAGGCGGAAACGCAACAGCCCAAGGACTACATCACAATCGTGCCCGCAGGCGCCGAAGAGGGCAGCTACACCAACTACTTCCGCGTCAAGGAGGAGAATGAGGGCAGCCTTCGTGCGCCCGGTGAAACGGGGTTGTTCGAGGTTCGCTATATCCGCGACGAAGACGATAGCACACTTGCATCTGCTGAAATCGAGATCACCGACCCCGAAGTGACCGTCAGCGCACCGGAATCGGCCATCACAGGTGAGGCCTTTTCCGTCTCCTGGACAGGAAATGTCCATCCCAAGGATTACGTGACAATCGTACCCATGGGCGCCGAGGAGGGTGCCTACACTGACTACACCCGTGTGAAGGAAGACAGTGAGGGACAACTTCAGGCGCCCGCCGAGACTGGCGTCTATGAAGTCCGCTATGTCCTGGACGAAGGCGGACGCACCCTGGCATCCGACGAGATCGAGATCACCGAGCCAGACGTCACGGTGTCCGCCCCGGAGAATGCCACTGCCGGCGCCACCTTCGAGATCAGTTGGACGGGCAATGTGCACCCCCGGGATTACGTCACCATCGTCCCCATGGGCGCCGCGGACGACGAATATATGGACTATGTCCGCGTCAATGACGACAACGAGGGAAAGCTGCAGGCACCCGCCGAAACAGGGCTCTACGAAGTCCGCTATGTCCTGAACGAGGGCAGGAAACCGCTTGCCTCGGTCGAAATCGAGATCACGGAGCCCGAAGCCACGGTAAGCGCCCCAGAGAAAGCCACCGCCGGTTCTACCTTCGAGATCAGTTGGACGGGCAACATACATCCCCGGGATTATGTCACCATCGTCCCCATGGGCGCCGAAGAAGACGCCTACATGGACTATGTTCGTGTCAACAACGACAACGCGGGAAAGCTGCAGGCACCAGCAGAGACCGGCCTCTATGAAGTCCGCTATATCCTGAACGAGGGACGGCAGTCACTCGCCTCCACAGAAATCGAGATCACGGAACCTGAAGCCACGGTAAGTGCTCCGGGAAGCGCGATCGTCGGCTCCAGCTTCCCGGTCAGCTGGACGGGCAACGTCCATCCGCGGGATTACGTCACCATCGTCCCCATGGGTGCCGAGGATGACGCCTACCTGGACTATGTCCGCGTCAATGACGACAACGAAGGCAAGCTCCAGGCGCCCGCCGAAACAGGTCTCTATGAAGTCCGCTATATCCTGAACGAGGGAAGGCAGCCACTCGCCTCGACCGAAATCGAGATTGTCGAGGCCGGGATGGAACTGAGCGGGCCGGATACCATTCGGGCCGGCGACGAAATCACCGTTAGCTGGTCGGGAACGGTGCCGCATCCGCGCGATTACGTCACCGTCGTCCCCATGGGAGCCGAGGAAGGCTCCTACGGTGAATATGAGCGTGTTCAGTCCAAGGACGAAGCCAAGCTCCCGGCACCTGCCGAGACCGGCATGTACGAAATCCGCTACATCCTCAACGAAGGCAAGCGGACCCTTGCTCGGCACATGCTGGAAGTGGTGGATGAAACGGCTGCTCTGGACACTGGCGGATCGCTGGAGGTTCCGGAAACGGCCGCCGCCGGCGAGACCATCGAAATCTCCTGGTCGGCGGACACCGAAAGCGGGGACCAGCGAATTGCGCTGGCTCAGGCCGACCAGGCCGATTTCACCTGGATCGAGGTGCAATCGGCATCGGATGGCCCACCACTCAGCTTCACCCTGCCCGAAGAAGCTGGGCGGTACGAATTCCGCCTGCTCGACATACCGGGCCGGAAGGTGCTCAGCCGGGCGATCATCGACGTCCAGTAG
- a CDS encoding ABC transporter ATP-binding protein — translation MSTANVPTSKPVTARGSAPAFFSAWDIHAYYGESYIVQGVNIDVREGEIVALLGRNGAGKTSTLRTLARMDDPELHGGEIWLDHQPLHEMKSWQAARLGLQLVLEDRRILPGLTVEQNLELAQIAEPHGWTIERIYELFPRLGERKEQEATTLSGGEQQMLAIGRALARDIKLLLLDEPYEGLAPVIVQEIEKTLQNVKALGITTIIVEQNAIAALKLADRAIIMDNGQIVFDGSSQEVLDNQELRDQYLAI, via the coding sequence ATGAGCACGGCAAATGTGCCCACCAGCAAACCCGTCACGGCGCGGGGCTCCGCTCCAGCCTTTTTCTCAGCCTGGGACATCCATGCCTACTACGGCGAAAGCTATATTGTGCAAGGGGTCAATATCGACGTTCGCGAAGGCGAGATCGTCGCCCTTCTGGGCCGCAACGGCGCAGGCAAGACCTCGACATTACGCACCCTGGCCCGCATGGATGATCCGGAACTGCATGGCGGGGAAATCTGGCTTGACCACCAACCGCTCCACGAGATGAAATCCTGGCAGGCTGCCCGTCTGGGGCTGCAGTTGGTGCTGGAGGACCGTCGCATCCTGCCCGGCCTCACGGTCGAGCAGAACCTGGAATTGGCCCAGATCGCGGAACCTCACGGCTGGACCATCGAGCGCATCTACGAGCTTTTCCCAAGGTTGGGCGAACGCAAGGAACAGGAAGCGACAACCCTGTCCGGCGGAGAGCAGCAGATGCTGGCCATCGGTCGTGCTCTGGCACGGGATATCAAGCTTCTGCTTCTCGATGAGCCTTACGAAGGCTTGGCCCCCGTCATTGTCCAGGAGATCGAAAAGACCCTTCAGAACGTGAAGGCCCTGGGCATCACCACCATCATCGTAGAACAGAATGCCATTGCGGCCCTGAAACTGGCCGACCGTGCCATCATCATGGACAATGGCCAGATCGTTTTCGACGGAAGCTCTCAGGAAGTCCTGGATAATCAGGAACTGCGTGACCAGTACTTGGCCATATAG
- a CDS encoding ABC transporter ATP-binding protein, which produces MSKVVLDVSDVDKNFGGLRALSDINLQIEEGTVNAIIGPNGAGKSTLLNVIVGRLPPSRGHVKFNGQELTGKRPYEINQMGVARVFQTPEIFPDLTLLQNAMVPALAKRDGQFNMSILKSLYHEVELRESAEHMLKDLGLIEHKDQLAKSMSRGDKRRLELAMCLVQHPKLVLLDEPTAGMSRHDTNRTIDLLKSIKEQGMTKVIIEHDMHVVFSLADRISVLAQGAIIAQGTPEEVRNDPKVKEAYLGGEQL; this is translated from the coding sequence ATGAGTAAAGTCGTTCTGGATGTATCCGATGTCGACAAGAACTTCGGCGGCCTCCGCGCACTCAGCGATATCAATCTTCAGATTGAGGAAGGCACGGTGAATGCCATCATCGGCCCCAACGGCGCCGGAAAGTCGACGCTGCTGAACGTGATCGTCGGACGCCTGCCTCCGAGCCGGGGCCACGTGAAATTCAACGGCCAGGAGCTAACCGGCAAGCGCCCCTATGAGATCAACCAAATGGGGGTCGCCCGAGTCTTCCAGACACCGGAGATCTTCCCCGACCTCACTCTGCTGCAGAATGCCATGGTCCCGGCACTGGCCAAGCGCGACGGCCAATTCAACATGAGCATCCTCAAGAGCCTCTATCACGAAGTGGAACTTCGTGAGTCTGCCGAACACATGCTGAAAGACCTGGGGTTGATCGAGCACAAGGACCAGTTGGCCAAGTCCATGTCACGTGGCGACAAGCGACGCCTGGAACTGGCCATGTGCCTGGTCCAGCATCCCAAGCTTGTGCTGCTTGACGAACCCACGGCCGGCATGTCGCGGCACGACACCAACCGCACCATCGACCTGCTGAAAAGCATCAAGGAACAGGGTATGACCAAGGTCATCATCGAACACGACATGCACGTGGTGTTCAGCCTGGCCGACCGGATCAGCGTGCTGGCTCAGGGGGCCATCATCGCGCAGGGCACCCCCGAGGAAGTCCGCAACGACCCCAAGGTCAAGGAAGCCTACCTGGGAGGAGAGCAGCTATGA
- a CDS encoding branched-chain amino acid ABC transporter permease — protein sequence MINANLASPRQDLIYMLVFSAVILTMPLWLQPFGAAYPGLLQKFMIFGILAIGYNLLFGLTGYLSFGHAAFLGIGSYAAVWSFKLLSMNVIPAIIFGTLMSGLFAVVVGYVCLRRAGIYFAILTLAFAQMAYNLAYSVLTPITNGETGLQLSQQDPRILDRMFGIEATSSLPFPNLFGITSAGFYGFYICAAVMIIVFFIALRIFRSSFGLKLRAIKSNQTRMSYTGYNTRPFLMTTFVISGMYAGLAGSLMAVTDPLAGAERMQWTASGEVVLMTILGGAGTLIGPLLGAGIIKYFENIFSAFNENMLTNTFSFLPDWMAEGVATFLGLFVGDGWHLTLGLVFMLIVIFLPGGMMEGLQRIWRLIRHGRQRRDHQSKSKQTSAEEA from the coding sequence ATGATAAATGCAAACTTGGCCTCTCCCCGACAGGACCTGATCTACATGCTGGTCTTCTCGGCCGTCATCCTGACCATGCCGCTCTGGCTACAACCCTTCGGGGCCGCCTATCCGGGACTGTTACAGAAGTTCATGATCTTCGGCATCCTGGCCATCGGCTACAATCTGCTGTTTGGTCTGACAGGCTACCTGTCCTTCGGGCACGCCGCCTTCCTTGGTATCGGCTCCTATGCCGCCGTCTGGTCGTTCAAGCTGCTGTCCATGAACGTGATCCCGGCCATCATCTTCGGCACGCTGATGTCCGGACTCTTTGCGGTGGTGGTCGGCTACGTCTGCCTGCGCCGGGCCGGCATCTATTTCGCCATCCTGACGCTGGCCTTCGCCCAAATGGCCTATAACCTGGCCTATTCCGTGCTGACTCCGATAACGAACGGTGAAACCGGCTTGCAGCTCAGCCAGCAGGATCCGCGCATCCTCGATCGCATGTTCGGGATCGAGGCCACCAGTTCCCTGCCGTTTCCCAACCTGTTCGGAATCACCTCGGCCGGCTTCTACGGTTTCTACATCTGCGCGGCCGTGATGATCATCGTCTTCTTCATCGCGCTCAGGATCTTCCGCTCGTCCTTCGGACTGAAGCTGCGGGCCATCAAGTCCAACCAGACCCGGATGAGCTACACCGGATACAACACACGTCCCTTCCTGATGACGACCTTCGTGATCTCGGGAATGTATGCCGGACTGGCCGGCTCGTTGATGGCGGTCACCGACCCCCTGGCCGGAGCCGAACGCATGCAGTGGACGGCCTCCGGCGAGGTGGTCCTGATGACCATCCTCGGCGGTGCAGGCACCCTGATCGGTCCCCTGCTCGGCGCGGGCATCATCAAGTACTTCGAGAATATCTTCTCGGCCTTCAACGAGAATATGCTGACGAACACCTTCTCTTTCCTGCCCGACTGGATGGCCGAGGGTGTGGCCACCTTCCTGGGCCTTTTCGTGGGCGATGGCTGGCACCTGACCCTGGGGCTGGTCTTCATGCTGATCGTGATCTTCCTGCCCGGTGGCATGATGGAAGGACTGCAACGCATCTGGCGACTGATCCGCCATGGGCGGCAGAGACGCGATCACCAGTCGAAGTCAAAGCAAACTTCGGCAGAGGAGGCCTGA
- a CDS encoding branched-chain amino acid ABC transporter permease gives MDAILLQILNGLDKGGAYALIALGLTLVFGTLGVVNFAHGALFMLGAFVAVTLNKLLSLSVRVKDESVTMFDAYKETPYLELWFGDVGSQIINWSVPLSILIAIPVMLLIGVVMERGLIRHFYRRSHAEQILVTFGLAIVLQEILKLMFGANPIPQSTPDVISGSADLSMIFGIGETISYPWWRLIYLLFSLIVIGLVFSFLHFTTYGMVVRAGMADRETVELLGINIEKRFTIVFGIAAIVAGLAGVMYTPILPPDYHMGMEFLVISFVVVVVGGMGSLPGAVAAGFLLGLLHSFASMTAVKDIFPGIDQIIIYLVAVVILLTRPRGLLGRRGVMES, from the coding sequence ATGGACGCGATACTCCTTCAGATCCTGAACGGTCTGGACAAGGGCGGGGCCTATGCCCTGATAGCACTTGGCCTAACCCTCGTGTTCGGCACGCTCGGCGTGGTGAATTTTGCCCACGGCGCCCTTTTCATGCTAGGCGCCTTCGTTGCGGTGACTCTCAACAAACTCCTGAGCCTTTCGGTCAGGGTGAAGGACGAGTCCGTAACGATGTTCGATGCCTACAAGGAAACGCCCTACCTAGAGCTCTGGTTCGGTGATGTGGGCAGCCAGATCATCAACTGGTCGGTTCCGCTGTCCATATTGATCGCGATTCCCGTAATGTTGCTGATCGGCGTGGTCATGGAGCGTGGCCTGATTCGCCACTTCTACCGGCGCTCTCACGCCGAACAGATTCTGGTCACCTTCGGCCTGGCTATTGTTCTGCAAGAGATTCTCAAGCTCATGTTCGGGGCCAACCCGATTCCGCAGTCGACACCGGACGTCATTTCCGGATCGGCGGACCTGAGCATGATCTTCGGGATCGGCGAAACCATATCCTATCCCTGGTGGCGCCTGATCTACCTGCTCTTTTCACTGATCGTCATCGGCCTGGTCTTTTCCTTCCTGCACTTCACCACCTACGGCATGGTGGTCCGCGCCGGCATGGCCGACCGCGAAACCGTGGAACTGCTAGGCATAAACATCGAGAAGCGTTTCACGATCGTCTTCGGCATCGCCGCCATTGTCGCCGGTCTTGCCGGTGTGATGTACACACCCATCCTGCCCCCGGACTATCACATGGGCATGGAGTTCCTGGTGATTTCCTTCGTGGTTGTCGTGGTCGGCGGCATGGGCTCCCTGCCCGGGGCCGTGGCAGCCGGCTTCCTGCTGGGGCTGCTGCATTCCTTCGCCTCGATGACCGCGGTGAAGGATATCTTTCCGGGCATCGACCAGATCATCATCTACCTTGTTGCCGTCGTGATCCTTCTGACCCGTCCGCGTGGCCTGTTGGGACGGCGTGGCGTGATGGAGAGCTGA